Proteins found in one Miscanthus floridulus cultivar M001 chromosome 4, ASM1932011v1, whole genome shotgun sequence genomic segment:
- the LOC136548136 gene encoding uncharacterized protein encodes MENNGRLLPNDALVEEVPALKPLCGRSKFVVSTARREILGGALHRTELPPTLQGFFYGDGIHDEEDYLPCKNYGRFSRLPGTTTSVDPSLSFLSKALPGNRHIFLVDACNGLLLLGHMPDSYFWPEFVVCNPATQQWVAVPSCVDWVDMDDDGDLRNDPRMFTLQTHISLLFDPAVSSHFQVLIFWNWHLIDDDQGTTTVHAYSSETGVWRNSESDWSPEERRGPLEVWRRQISFDNFILQGSPGAFVNSMLYLNLAWCKMILQVDTEGKTRGMFPAPPVQADAGNNVLFVGRSQGRLHCIVERPRQLPDQRLNRRYRKKWRSHELSIWVLGDMDRLEWVSKHKVSRRQLFGSRTRMHDYRLVTMHPDCNMVFFHLRRGDDHPMISYDFDRREVQVVETYKHHPTYKIIPFAPYLSELFLGVLGAHK; translated from the coding sequence ATGGAGAACAACGGCCGGCTCCTCCCCAACGACGCTCTCGTGGAGGAGGTCCCCGCCTTGAAGCCCCTGTGTGGCCGCTCCAAGTTCGTCGTCTCCACAGCCCGGCGCGAGATCCTTGGCGGCGCCCTCCACCGCACGGAGCTGCCCCCGACCCTACAGGGTTTCTTCTACGGCGACGGCATCCACGACGAGGAAGACTACCTGCCTTGCAAGAACTACGGGCGGTTCTCCAGGCTACCTGGGACGACGACGTCCGTCGACCCTTCCTTGTCGTTCCTGAGCAAGGCGCTGCCCGGGAACCGGCACATCTTCCTCGTGGACGCCTGCAacggcctcctcctcctgggcCACATGCCTGACAGTTACTTCTGGCCGGAGTTCGTCGTGTGTAACCCAGCAACGCAGCAGTGGGTGGCTGTGCCCAGCTGCGTCGACTGGGTCGACATGGACGACGACGGCGATCTCCGCAATGACCCGAGGATGTTCACCTTGCAGACCCACATCTCCCTGCTCTTCGATCCGGCcgtctcctcccatttccaggtGCTCATCTTCTGGAACTGGCACCTCATCGATGACGACCAGGGGACGACGACGGTGCACGCCTACTCGTCGGAGACTGGGGTGTGGAGGAACAGCGAGAGTGACTGGAgcccagaagaaaggcgaggGCCATTGGAGGTGTGGCGCCGTCAGATCAGCTTCGACAATTTCATCCTTCAAGGATCCCCCGGCGCCTTCGTCAACAGCATGCTGTACCTGAACCTAGCGTGGTGCAAAATGATACTCCAGGTGGACACGGAAGGGAAGACACGAGGCATGTTCCCTGCGCCGCCGGTTCAGGCAGACGCCGGCAACAATGTGCTCTTTGTCGGACGGTCGCAAGGGCGCCTGCACTGCATCGTCGAACGTCCTCGACAGCTCCCAGATCAGCGATTGAATCGTCGTTATCGCAAGAAATGGAGGAGTCATGAACTGTCAATCTGGGTTCTTGGGGACATGGATAGGCTAGAATGGGTGTCCAAGCACAAGGTGAGCCGTCGGCAGCTGTTTGGGAGCAGGACCAGGATGCATGACTACCGTTTGGTCACCATGCATCCAGATTGCAACATGGTTTTCTTTCATCTGCGGCGCGGGGATGATCATCCAATGATATCATATGACTTCGACCGTCGGGAAGTTCAAGTTGTGGAGACATATAAACATCACCCTACATATAAGATTATTCCTTTTGCTCCATACTTGTCTGAGTTATTTCTCGGAGTCCTTGGTGCTCACAAATGA